From the Rhodococcus sp. NBC_00297 genome, one window contains:
- a CDS encoding Rv1476 family membrane protein: protein MSLSPLPALPLSDQPLVALPMISEVPTFVDLQATLADVANDGVAAPGQDVVGLEGVVARAGEHGIDLSIVVLDAPAPLDSQLRDLATSVGATDGGTVLVIGPGQVGTFSDSIDRVTLEAGQDQAYTGNAVQSADNFLDVLVEPGPPWTGITLGLVLVVVAVLGGTWWVNERRHRSGDVTDREAVTPDGQ from the coding sequence ATGTCTCTCTCTCCTCTCCCGGCCCTACCGCTGAGTGATCAGCCGCTGGTCGCCCTCCCGATGATCAGCGAGGTGCCGACGTTCGTCGACCTGCAGGCGACCCTCGCCGACGTCGCGAACGACGGGGTGGCCGCGCCGGGGCAGGACGTCGTCGGGCTCGAGGGTGTCGTGGCGCGCGCCGGCGAGCACGGGATCGACCTGAGCATCGTCGTGCTCGACGCGCCGGCGCCGCTCGATTCGCAGCTCCGCGATCTCGCCACGTCGGTCGGTGCCACCGACGGTGGGACGGTCCTCGTGATCGGTCCGGGACAGGTCGGCACGTTCAGCGACTCGATCGATCGCGTGACGCTCGAAGCGGGTCAGGATCAGGCGTACACCGGCAACGCGGTGCAGTCCGCGGACAACTTCCTCGACGTGCTCGTCGAGCCCGGCCCACCGTGGACCGGGATCACACTGGGCCTCGTTCTCGTGGTCGTCGCCGTGCTCGGCGGCACCTGGTGGGTGAACGAACGCCGTCATCGTTCGGGAGATGTCACCGATCGAGAGGCCGTCACGCCCGACGGGCAGTGA
- a CDS encoding NlpC/P60 family protein, with translation MKRYSGGRRHVGRSRALRRTIGGAVVATTLLLSGTGFLAPSLASAVPPPPPNPSDSDIATAGARVGDQLGRVGQLIDQVASANQQLAAIDAQVAVKREDVNKALVDLQNARTVADAAAAAVGIAQQALRDAGQMISDAQKKFDAFAVTDYVKGTGSAGVSSLLDAQGPQDVLDRAQILRMLSAKQNATLDSLQRARTEEANRDSTARQSKIEADRASAEADAKKDEAEQAIAAAVSAQQEQAAQKAAVEAQRDSASAELEQARNDAAGLEGQRDAYSQWDQQRQAEEAAAAAAAQAAQEAAVAAAARVAANQAAADRAAALVDGERDHTDLTGSTSSGTSSGGTSSGTSSSGGTSSGTSSSGSTSSGSTSSGSTSSSGGGRGTATKDPSLTGSAAIELVIDRGMSVLGTPYSWGGGNENGPTKGIRDGGVADSYGDYNKVGFDCSGLMMYAFGGLGISLPHYTGYQYTAGKQVPSSQMRRGDMIFYGPGASQHVALYLGDGKMLEAPQSGSVVKVSPVRFDGMTPYAVRMVE, from the coding sequence GTGAAGCGATACTCCGGAGGTCGACGGCACGTCGGTCGATCGCGGGCTCTGCGTCGCACGATCGGGGGCGCCGTCGTCGCGACGACGCTGCTGCTGTCCGGGACGGGGTTCCTCGCACCGAGTCTCGCGTCCGCCGTGCCGCCGCCCCCGCCCAATCCCTCCGACTCCGACATCGCCACCGCGGGCGCGCGCGTGGGGGACCAGCTCGGACGAGTCGGTCAACTGATCGACCAGGTCGCCTCGGCCAACCAGCAACTCGCCGCGATCGACGCGCAGGTGGCCGTCAAGCGCGAGGACGTCAACAAGGCCCTCGTCGACCTGCAGAACGCTCGCACCGTCGCCGACGCCGCCGCCGCGGCCGTCGGCATCGCGCAACAGGCCCTCCGCGACGCCGGCCAGATGATCTCCGACGCGCAGAAGAAGTTCGACGCCTTCGCCGTCACCGACTACGTCAAGGGCACCGGGTCCGCCGGTGTCTCCTCACTCCTGGACGCGCAGGGGCCGCAGGACGTGCTCGATCGCGCGCAGATCCTGCGGATGCTGTCCGCCAAGCAGAACGCCACCCTGGACAGCCTGCAGCGGGCGCGTACCGAGGAGGCCAACCGAGACTCCACCGCACGCCAGAGCAAGATCGAGGCCGACCGTGCCTCCGCGGAAGCGGACGCGAAGAAGGACGAGGCGGAACAGGCCATCGCCGCGGCCGTGTCCGCACAGCAGGAGCAGGCAGCGCAGAAGGCGGCCGTCGAGGCACAGCGGGACAGCGCCTCCGCCGAGCTCGAGCAGGCGCGCAACGACGCCGCGGGGCTCGAGGGACAGCGCGACGCGTACTCGCAGTGGGACCAGCAGCGTCAGGCGGAGGAAGCCGCCGCCGCGGCAGCCGCGCAGGCAGCGCAGGAGGCAGCGGTGGCCGCGGCCGCCCGGGTGGCCGCGAACCAGGCCGCCGCCGATCGTGCCGCAGCGTTGGTGGACGGGGAGCGCGACCACACCGACCTGACCGGATCGACGTCGAGCGGCACCTCGTCGGGCGGCACGTCGTCCGGTACCTCGTCCTCGGGCGGCACGTCCTCGGGTACCTCGTCGTCGGGAAGCACGTCGTCGGGCAGCACGTCGTCGGGCAGCACGTCGTCGTCCGGCGGCGGTCGCGGGACCGCCACCAAGGATCCGTCGCTCACCGGGTCCGCAGCCATCGAACTCGTCATCGACCGCGGCATGTCCGTGTTGGGCACCCCCTACTCGTGGGGTGGCGGCAACGAGAACGGGCCGACCAAGGGCATCCGTGACGGCGGTGTCGCCGACAGCTACGGCGACTACAACAAGGTGGGCTTCGACTGCTCCGGCCTCATGATGTACGCCTTCGGTGGACTCGGGATCTCGCTCCCGCACTACACCGGCTACCAGTACACGGCCGGCAAGCAGGTGCCGTCGTCCCAGATGCGCCGCGGCGACATGATCTTCTACGGTCCGGGCGCCTCGCAGCACGTCGCCCTCTACCTCGGTGACGGCAAGATGCTCGAGGCTCCGCAGTCGGGATCGGTGGTGAAGGTGTCGCCCGTCCGTTTCGACGGCATGACGCCGTATGCCGTCCGCATGGTGGAGTGA
- a CDS encoding aconitate hydratase, which yields MTASIDSFGAKGTLEVGENSYEIFRLKAVPGTEKLPYALKVLAENLLRTEDGANITKDHIDAIAAWDPSADPSIEIQFTPARVIMQDFTGVPCIVDLATMREAVTALGGDPEKVNPLAPAEMVIDHSVIIDVFGRADAFERNVDIEYQRNGERYQFLRWGQGAFDDFKVVPPGTGIVHQVNIEHLARTVMVRGGQAYPDTCVGTDSHTTMVNGLGVLGWGVGGIEAEAAMLGQPVSMLIPRVVGFKLSGEIKPGVTATDVVLTVTDMLRKHGVVGKFVEFYGEGVAEVPLANRATLGNMSPEFGSTAAIFPIDSETVDYLRLTGRSDEQLALVEAYAKEQGMWHDPENEATYSEYLELDLGDVVPSIAGPKRPQDRILLSESKIAFRKDIHNYVGGEDVDATPSKLDEALDETFPGSDPATLSFADDDAAPLHSAAGNAEGRPTNPVRVDSDEQGSFVLDHGAVAIASITSCTNTSNPSVMLGAALLAKKAVDKGLTSKPWVKTSMAPGSQVVTDYYDKAGMWPYLEKLGFFLVGYGCATCIGNSGPLDLKISEAIQDNDLTVTAVLSGNRNFEGRISPDVKMNYLASPPLVIAYALAGTMDFDFEHDALGQDNEGNDVFLKDIWPSPKEIQDTIDSSISKEMYTKGYADVFKGDERWRGLPTPDGKTFEWDPQSTYVRKPPYFDGMPKDPEAVTDISGARVLAYLGDSVTTDHISPAGNIKAGTPAAQYLDEHGVERKDYNSFGSRRGNHEVMIRGTFANIRLRNQLLDDVSGGYTRDFTQDGGPQSFIYDASQNYQNAGIPLVVLGGKEYGSGSSRDWAAKGTRLLGVKAVITESFERIHRSNLIGMGVVPLQFPAGESAASLKLDGTETFDISGITELNEGRTPKTMHVTATKDDGSAVEFDAVVRIDTPGEAEYYRNGGILQYVLRNMIG from the coding sequence GTGACCGCAAGTATCGATTCGTTCGGCGCCAAGGGAACGCTGGAGGTCGGAGAGAACTCGTACGAGATCTTCCGCCTGAAGGCCGTCCCCGGCACCGAGAAGTTGCCCTATGCCCTCAAGGTCCTCGCGGAGAATCTCCTGCGTACCGAGGACGGCGCGAACATCACCAAGGACCACATCGACGCGATCGCCGCGTGGGACCCGTCCGCCGATCCGAGCATCGAGATCCAGTTCACGCCGGCCCGCGTGATCATGCAGGACTTCACCGGCGTCCCCTGCATCGTGGACCTCGCGACCATGCGTGAGGCCGTCACCGCTCTCGGTGGCGACCCGGAGAAGGTCAACCCGCTCGCTCCGGCCGAGATGGTCATCGACCACTCCGTCATCATCGACGTGTTCGGCCGCGCGGACGCCTTCGAGCGCAACGTCGACATCGAGTACCAGCGCAACGGTGAGCGCTACCAGTTCCTGCGGTGGGGCCAGGGTGCGTTCGACGACTTCAAGGTCGTCCCGCCCGGCACCGGCATCGTGCACCAGGTCAACATCGAGCACCTCGCCCGCACCGTCATGGTGCGGGGCGGTCAGGCCTACCCCGACACGTGTGTCGGCACCGATTCGCACACCACGATGGTCAACGGCCTCGGCGTGCTCGGCTGGGGCGTCGGCGGCATCGAGGCCGAGGCTGCCATGCTCGGCCAGCCCGTCTCCATGCTCATCCCCCGTGTCGTGGGCTTCAAGCTCAGCGGCGAGATCAAGCCCGGCGTCACCGCGACCGACGTCGTGCTCACCGTCACCGACATGCTGCGCAAGCACGGCGTCGTCGGCAAGTTCGTCGAGTTCTACGGCGAGGGTGTGGCCGAGGTCCCCCTGGCCAACCGCGCGACGCTCGGCAACATGAGCCCCGAGTTCGGTTCCACCGCGGCGATCTTCCCGATCGACTCGGAGACCGTCGACTACCTGCGCCTGACCGGACGCTCCGACGAGCAGCTCGCGCTCGTCGAGGCGTACGCCAAGGAACAGGGCATGTGGCACGACCCCGAGAACGAGGCGACGTACTCCGAGTACCTCGAGCTCGACCTCGGCGACGTGGTGCCGTCCATCGCCGGACCGAAGCGTCCGCAGGACCGAATCCTGTTGTCGGAGTCCAAGATCGCGTTCCGCAAGGACATCCACAACTACGTGGGTGGCGAGGACGTCGACGCCACCCCGTCGAAGCTGGACGAGGCACTCGACGAGACGTTCCCGGGCTCGGATCCGGCCACGCTGTCCTTCGCCGACGACGATGCGGCTCCGCTGCACTCCGCCGCCGGCAACGCCGAGGGTCGCCCGACCAACCCGGTGCGCGTCGACTCGGACGAGCAGGGCTCGTTCGTCCTCGACCACGGCGCCGTCGCCATCGCGTCGATCACCTCGTGCACCAACACCTCGAACCCGTCGGTCATGCTCGGCGCTGCCCTGCTGGCCAAGAAGGCCGTCGACAAGGGTCTGACCAGCAAGCCGTGGGTCAAGACCTCGATGGCGCCGGGCTCACAGGTGGTCACCGACTACTACGACAAGGCCGGCATGTGGCCGTACCTGGAGAAGCTCGGCTTCTTCCTCGTCGGATACGGCTGCGCCACGTGCATCGGTAACTCGGGACCGCTCGATCTCAAGATCTCCGAGGCCATCCAGGACAACGACCTCACGGTCACCGCGGTCCTGTCCGGTAACCGCAACTTCGAGGGTCGCATCTCCCCCGACGTGAAGATGAACTACCTGGCGTCCCCGCCGCTCGTCATCGCCTACGCGCTGGCCGGCACCATGGACTTCGACTTCGAGCACGACGCACTCGGTCAGGACAACGAGGGCAACGACGTCTTCCTGAAGGACATCTGGCCCTCGCCCAAGGAGATCCAGGACACGATCGACTCGTCCATCTCCAAGGAGATGTACACCAAGGGCTACGCCGACGTCTTCAAGGGCGACGAACGCTGGCGCGGACTGCCCACCCCGGACGGCAAGACGTTCGAGTGGGACCCGCAGTCGACCTACGTGCGGAAGCCCCCGTACTTCGACGGCATGCCCAAGGACCCGGAGGCCGTCACGGACATCTCCGGTGCGCGCGTGCTTGCGTACCTCGGAGACTCGGTCACCACCGACCACATCTCCCCCGCCGGCAACATCAAGGCAGGAACGCCTGCTGCGCAGTACCTCGACGAGCACGGTGTCGAGCGCAAGGACTACAACTCCTTCGGCTCGCGTCGCGGCAACCACGAGGTCATGATCCGCGGAACGTTCGCGAACATCCGGCTGCGCAACCAGCTCCTCGACGACGTCTCGGGTGGCTACACCCGCGACTTCACGCAGGACGGTGGCCCGCAGTCCTTCATCTACGACGCGTCGCAGAACTACCAGAACGCCGGCATCCCGCTGGTCGTCCTGGGCGGCAAGGAGTACGGCTCCGGATCCTCGCGTGACTGGGCTGCCAAGGGCACCCGCCTGCTCGGCGTCAAGGCCGTCATCACCGAGTCGTTCGAGCGCATCCACCGCTCCAACCTCATCGGCATGGGCGTCGTCCCGCTGCAGTTCCCCGCCGGCGAGTCGGCGGCGTCGCTGAAGCTCGACGGCACCGAGACCTTCGACATCTCGGGCATCACCGAGCTGAACGAGGGCCGCACGCCGAAGACGATGCACGTCACCGCGACGAAGGACGACGGCTCTGCCGTCGAGTTCGACGCCGTGGTCCGCATCGACACCCCCGGCGAGGCGGAGTACTACCGCAACGGCGGCATCCTGCAGTACGTGCTGCGCAACATGATCGGCTGA
- the fabG1 gene encoding 3-oxoacyl-ACP reductase FabG1: MSSAPESATPDATAGGGFVSRSVLVTGGNRGIGLAVARRLAADGHKVAVTHRSSGAPDGLFGVQCDVTDTASVDAAFTEVEKHQGPVEVLVANAGITDDTLLMRMTEEQFTSVIDANLTGAFRVAKRASRSMLRARFGRFVFLGSVVGQAGGPGQINYASSKAGVVGMARSLTRELGSRSITANVVAPGFIETDMTAELDDKLRDTAREYIPLKRLGTPEDVAAVVSFLASPDSSYVSGAIIPVDGGMGMGH; the protein is encoded by the coding sequence ATGTCCTCTGCGCCCGAGTCCGCGACACCCGACGCGACGGCCGGCGGGGGATTCGTCTCCCGGTCCGTGCTCGTCACCGGCGGTAATCGGGGCATCGGCCTGGCCGTGGCCCGCCGACTCGCCGCGGACGGCCACAAGGTCGCGGTCACGCACCGCAGCTCGGGTGCACCGGACGGACTGTTCGGGGTGCAGTGCGATGTCACCGACACCGCGTCCGTCGATGCCGCGTTCACCGAGGTGGAGAAGCATCAGGGCCCCGTCGAGGTGCTCGTCGCCAACGCGGGCATCACGGACGACACCCTGCTGATGCGGATGACCGAGGAGCAGTTCACCTCCGTCATCGACGCCAATCTCACCGGCGCGTTCCGGGTGGCCAAGCGAGCGAGCCGCTCGATGCTGCGGGCACGCTTCGGACGGTTCGTCTTCCTCGGTTCCGTCGTCGGTCAGGCCGGCGGACCCGGCCAGATCAACTACGCGTCCTCCAAGGCGGGTGTCGTCGGCATGGCGCGCTCGCTCACCCGTGAGCTGGGCTCGCGTTCGATCACCGCGAACGTCGTGGCACCCGGGTTCATCGAGACCGACATGACGGCCGAGCTCGACGACAAACTCCGGGACACCGCGCGCGAGTACATCCCGCTCAAGCGACTCGGTACTCCCGAGGACGTCGCCGCGGTGGTGAGCTTCCTCGCGTCACCCGATTCGAGCTACGTCTCCGGCGCGATCATCCCGGTCGACGGCGGTATGGGCATGGGCCACTAG
- a CDS encoding AAA family ATPase produces MTSRETDTTDISRDVQTLEKAVYEVKRVIVGQDRLVERILVGLLARGHVLLEGVPGVAKTLAVETFATVVGGSFSRVQFTPDLVPTDLIGTRIYRQGKEEFDTELGPVVANFVLADEINRAPAKVQSALLEVMAERHVSIGGHTYPMPDPFLVMATQNPIENEGVYPLPEAQRDRFLFKIVVDYPTVEEEREIVYRMGVAAPKPKQILDPVELVRLQNVAASVFVHHALVDYVVRVIAATRTPRDVGLDDVAGWIAYGASPRATLGIISASRALAFLRGRDYVVPQDVLDVVPDVLRHRLVLSYDALADEITPEQIITRILQTVGLPQVGAQPVQQQAPAPQHNGPQHNGPQQNGPQQAGPGGPQQFQPGPPQPGPDGPSQQGGPQQNGPQQGGPAPWMQKQTPATDPTR; encoded by the coding sequence GTGACGTCACGAGAGACCGACACGACCGACATCTCTCGGGACGTGCAGACGCTCGAGAAGGCCGTCTACGAGGTCAAACGCGTCATCGTCGGTCAGGACCGACTGGTCGAACGCATCCTCGTCGGGCTTCTCGCACGTGGGCACGTCCTGCTCGAGGGTGTTCCCGGTGTGGCGAAGACGTTGGCGGTGGAGACGTTCGCGACGGTGGTCGGGGGCTCGTTCTCCCGCGTGCAGTTCACGCCCGACCTGGTGCCCACCGACCTCATCGGTACGCGCATCTACCGTCAGGGCAAAGAAGAATTCGACACCGAGCTCGGCCCGGTGGTCGCGAACTTCGTGCTCGCGGACGAGATCAACCGAGCTCCGGCCAAGGTGCAGTCGGCTCTCCTCGAGGTGATGGCCGAGCGCCACGTCTCCATCGGTGGTCACACGTACCCCATGCCGGATCCGTTCCTGGTCATGGCGACGCAGAACCCCATCGAGAACGAGGGCGTGTACCCCCTTCCCGAGGCGCAGCGCGACCGCTTCCTGTTCAAGATCGTCGTGGACTACCCGACGGTCGAGGAGGAGCGCGAGATCGTCTACCGCATGGGCGTCGCGGCACCGAAGCCCAAGCAGATCCTCGACCCGGTCGAGTTGGTGCGCCTCCAGAACGTCGCGGCGTCCGTGTTCGTCCACCATGCTCTGGTCGACTACGTCGTGCGCGTCATCGCCGCCACCCGTACTCCGCGCGACGTGGGCCTCGACGACGTGGCCGGCTGGATCGCCTACGGCGCGTCACCCCGTGCGACCCTCGGCATCATCAGTGCCTCCCGTGCGCTGGCGTTCCTGCGTGGACGGGACTACGTCGTGCCGCAGGACGTCCTCGACGTGGTGCCGGACGTGTTGCGGCACCGTCTCGTGCTCTCGTACGACGCCCTGGCCGACGAGATCACACCCGAGCAGATCATCACGCGCATCCTGCAGACCGTGGGTCTGCCGCAGGTCGGCGCCCAGCCGGTCCAGCAGCAGGCGCCGGCTCCCCAGCACAACGGTCCGCAGCACAACGGTCCTCAGCAGAACGGGCCCCAGCAGGCGGGACCGGGCGGACCGCAGCAGTTCCAGCCCGGACCCCCGCAGCCCGGTCCCGACGGACCGTCGCAGCAGGGTGGCCCCCAGCAGAACGGTCCTCAGCAGGGTGGCCCGGCGCCGTGGATGCAGAAGCAGACTCCCGCGACCGATCCCACGCGGTGA
- a CDS encoding DUF58 domain-containing protein, protein MTMASPTGGRPGDPVFGAPAVQQSLRGAPPSFASGSLEDPRLSAALRTLELTVRRRLDGVLHGDHLGLIPGPGSEPGDARDYQPGDDVRQMDWSVTARTTHPHVRQSVADRELETWMAIDLSASLDFGTAGCEKRDLAVAATSAIAHLTSGGGNRIGAVVATGERVVRVPARGGRAHIQSLLRTVATTPHAPDGTRGDFVGAIDALRRPERRRGMVVVVSDFLGPTDWERPLRALAARHDVLAVEVVDPRDLELPDVGDVVLHDPETGRTREFSTTPRLREDFAAAAAAHRANVEKILRGCSAPRLTLRTDGDWIADVVRFVSRRRHGASMGASTR, encoded by the coding sequence GTGACCATGGCGTCACCCACGGGTGGCCGGCCCGGTGATCCGGTGTTCGGCGCGCCCGCCGTGCAGCAGTCGTTGCGCGGTGCGCCCCCGTCCTTCGCCTCGGGATCGCTGGAGGACCCTCGGTTGTCGGCTGCGCTGCGCACCCTCGAGCTGACCGTTCGTCGGCGCCTCGACGGCGTTCTGCACGGCGATCATCTGGGCCTCATCCCGGGCCCGGGTTCCGAGCCGGGCGATGCACGCGATTATCAGCCGGGCGACGACGTACGTCAGATGGACTGGTCCGTCACCGCGAGGACGACGCACCCCCACGTCCGGCAGAGCGTCGCGGACCGCGAGCTCGAGACGTGGATGGCGATCGACCTGTCGGCCTCCCTCGACTTCGGCACCGCGGGGTGCGAGAAGCGCGACCTCGCCGTCGCGGCCACGTCGGCCATCGCGCATCTGACCAGTGGCGGCGGCAACCGCATCGGCGCCGTCGTCGCGACGGGCGAACGCGTCGTCCGGGTCCCCGCACGGGGCGGTCGGGCGCACATCCAGTCCCTGCTCCGCACCGTGGCCACCACACCGCACGCACCCGACGGCACCCGCGGCGACTTCGTCGGCGCCATCGACGCTCTGCGACGGCCCGAACGTCGACGCGGCATGGTGGTCGTCGTCAGCGACTTCCTCGGTCCGACGGACTGGGAGCGTCCGCTCCGCGCCCTGGCGGCGCGCCACGACGTGCTGGCCGTGGAGGTCGTCGACCCCCGCGACCTCGAGCTGCCGGATGTCGGTGACGTGGTGTTGCACGACCCGGAGACGGGACGGACGCGGGAGTTCAGCACGACACCCCGGTTGCGGGAGGACTTCGCGGCCGCCGCTGCGGCGCACCGCGCGAACGTCGAGAAGATCCTGCGTGGCTGCAGCGCGCCTCGGCTCACCCTGCGGACGGACGGCGACTGGATCGCCGACGTCGTCCGCTTCGTGTCCCGGCGACGCCACGGCGCGAGCATGGGAGCGAGTACGCGGTGA
- a CDS encoding VWA domain-containing protein, giving the protein MSLSDFSSPWWLLFLLVVAGLVVAYVLAQRRRQRNTMRFTNMELLERVAPRRPGLVRHVPTALVLVGLLFLTVALAGPTSDQRVPRNRATVMLVIDVSLSMEATDVQPTRLAAAQEAGKQFADGLTPGINLGLVAFAGTASVLVSPTTDREATKSAIDRLQLAERTATGESIFTAMQSIETLGAVLGGSDAAPPARIVLLSDGKQTVPENPDDPRGGYTAAREAETKGIPVSTISFGTSYGTVDITDEQGDTQRVAVPVDDPSLEEIARLSGGNFFTASSLEELTEVYDTLEEQIGYETTRGDASRPWLIAGVLFVSAGLVTALSLRQRVP; this is encoded by the coding sequence GTGAGTCTGTCCGATTTCTCGTCACCCTGGTGGCTGCTCTTCCTCCTCGTGGTCGCGGGCCTGGTGGTGGCCTACGTGCTCGCGCAGCGCCGCCGTCAGCGCAACACCATGCGCTTCACCAACATGGAGTTGCTCGAACGCGTCGCACCGAGGCGCCCCGGACTGGTGCGCCACGTCCCCACGGCGCTCGTGCTCGTGGGGCTGCTCTTCCTGACCGTCGCGCTGGCCGGACCGACGTCCGATCAACGGGTTCCGCGTAATCGGGCGACGGTCATGCTGGTCATCGACGTGTCGTTGTCGATGGAGGCCACCGACGTCCAGCCGACGCGACTGGCAGCGGCGCAGGAGGCCGGCAAGCAGTTCGCCGACGGCCTGACTCCCGGCATCAACCTCGGACTCGTCGCGTTCGCGGGCACGGCATCGGTGCTGGTCTCACCGACCACCGATCGTGAGGCGACGAAATCGGCCATCGATCGGCTGCAGCTGGCCGAGCGGACCGCCACGGGCGAGTCCATCTTCACGGCGATGCAGTCGATCGAGACACTCGGCGCGGTTCTCGGTGGATCGGACGCGGCGCCGCCGGCACGGATCGTGCTGCTGTCCGACGGCAAGCAGACCGTTCCCGAGAACCCGGACGACCCGCGCGGTGGGTACACGGCGGCCCGCGAGGCGGAGACGAAGGGGATCCCGGTCTCCACCATCTCGTTCGGCACCAGTTACGGCACGGTGGACATCACCGACGAGCAGGGCGACACCCAGCGCGTCGCGGTGCCCGTCGACGACCCGTCGCTCGAGGAGATCGCACGCCTGTCGGGTGGCAACTTCTTCACGGCGTCGAGTCTCGAGGAACTCACCGAGGTGTACGACACGCTCGAGGAGCAGATCGGCTACGAGACCACCCGCGGTGACGCGAGTCGGCCCTGGTTGATCGCCGGAGTGCTGTTCGTGTCGGCGGGACTTGTCACAGCATTGTCACTACGCCAGCGAGTCCCCTGA
- a CDS encoding TetR/AcrR family transcriptional regulator, producing the protein MPKVSDDHLAARRSQILDGARRCFAEYGYEGATVRRLEEATSLSRGAIFHHFKDKDGLFLALARDDARRMADVAAEQGLVQVMRDMLAAPDQFDWLGTRLEIARRLKTDAEFRAGWSERSVELQDAVLSRLERQKSAGRLRDDVPTAVLLGYLDLVMDGLVTRIASGQGTENLSAVLDLVEESVRRDRP; encoded by the coding sequence GTGCCGAAGGTCAGTGACGACCATCTCGCGGCGCGCCGAAGTCAGATCCTCGACGGCGCGCGCCGCTGTTTCGCCGAATACGGTTACGAGGGCGCCACGGTGCGGCGACTCGAGGAGGCCACCTCGCTCTCGCGAGGAGCGATCTTCCACCACTTCAAGGACAAGGACGGGCTGTTCCTCGCGCTCGCCCGCGACGACGCGCGCCGCATGGCCGATGTCGCCGCCGAGCAGGGGCTCGTCCAGGTGATGCGGGACATGCTGGCCGCTCCCGACCAGTTCGACTGGCTCGGTACGCGTCTGGAGATCGCTCGGCGGCTCAAGACCGACGCCGAGTTCCGGGCCGGGTGGTCGGAGCGCTCGGTCGAGCTGCAGGACGCCGTCCTGTCACGTCTCGAGCGTCAGAAGTCTGCGGGCCGACTGCGGGACGACGTGCCCACCGCGGTACTGCTGGGATACCTCGACCTCGTCATGGACGGTCTCGTGACCCGCATCGCGTCGGGCCAGGGCACCGAGAACCTGTCGGCCGTCCTCGACCTGGTCGAGGAGTCGGTCCGTCGCGATCGGCCGTGA